From a single Halarsenatibacter silvermanii genomic region:
- a CDS encoding sodium/glutamate symporter — protein sequence MLLPSAAIGGLIAMAVSPYTLGGIIDFPELIVQIYDNFQEISIFLLNFVFAGMFIGRKIPSLKKSFKEAGPQILLGQMLSWGQILMPSLLVAFLLSRFYDLPEAFGTLVAVGFDGGATVAVGYTSTFQELGWYPEGIQLAIAAGVVGVLGGCMIGVSLINWLVRRGYIQEADDPNDLPDNVRRGLLDEENFERAGTITVVPQSVEPIALHLCLFGMAMLGGWVFVSLLETLPGFLGTFFSFAPLFPFAMISGMILQILLNKFNYGYLVDRGLAERLSGLGLEFCILSVFGSLNLPLILQSSIPLGVIIISGIVWSLATAIYVAPRIMPDHWAERMLVDYGQSMGNVPVGMMLLRVVDPQFKTPALETFSYKHTFHAPVFFSILAFLPILASMVGIEVVALISFVAIVLCYLLARLLGYWQSSEKLKDVLENK from the coding sequence TTGCTTCTGCCTTCTGCGGCCATAGGTGGATTGATAGCTATGGCGGTAAGCCCCTATACGCTGGGGGGGATTATCGACTTTCCTGAGCTGATAGTACAGATATATGATAACTTTCAGGAGATATCAATATTTCTGCTGAATTTCGTTTTCGCAGGTATGTTTATCGGCAGAAAGATACCCAGCTTGAAAAAGTCCTTTAAAGAAGCGGGCCCGCAAATTTTGCTGGGACAGATGCTCTCCTGGGGGCAGATTCTTATGCCTTCACTGCTGGTAGCCTTTTTGCTCTCCCGCTTTTACGACCTGCCGGAAGCCTTTGGCACCCTGGTAGCTGTAGGCTTTGATGGGGGAGCTACTGTTGCCGTAGGATACACTTCAACCTTTCAGGAGCTGGGCTGGTATCCGGAAGGAATTCAGCTGGCCATAGCTGCCGGAGTTGTCGGCGTACTGGGAGGTTGCATGATCGGTGTAAGCCTGATCAACTGGCTGGTCCGCAGAGGATATATTCAGGAGGCAGATGATCCCAATGACCTGCCGGACAATGTTAGAAGGGGGCTTCTCGATGAGGAAAATTTTGAGAGAGCCGGCACTATTACCGTAGTACCTCAATCTGTCGAACCTATAGCTCTGCACCTCTGTCTATTCGGTATGGCTATGCTGGGAGGCTGGGTATTTGTCTCGCTGCTGGAAACTCTGCCGGGCTTTTTGGGCACCTTCTTCAGCTTCGCTCCGCTGTTCCCTTTTGCCATGATAAGCGGTATGATTCTGCAGATTCTGCTGAATAAGTTCAATTACGGTTACCTGGTGGACAGAGGCCTGGCCGAAAGACTCTCCGGCCTGGGGCTGGAGTTCTGCATACTGTCTGTTTTTGGCTCGCTCAACCTGCCTTTGATTCTTCAGTCCTCGATACCGCTGGGAGTTATCATAATTTCCGGTATCGTCTGGAGTCTGGCCACCGCAATTTATGTGGCGCCCCGCATAATGCCCGATCACTGGGCGGAGAGAATGCTGGTTGATTACGGGCAGTCCATGGGCAACGTTCCCGTAGGTATGATGCTTTTGAGAGTTGTAGATCCTCAGTTCAAAACTCCTGCTCTGGAAACATTCTCTTACAAGCACACTTTTCACGCTCCGGTATTTTTCAGCATTCTGGCCTTTTTACCCATACTGGCCAGTATGGTCGGCATCGAGGTGGTGGCTTTGATAAGCTTTGTTGCCATAGTGCTGTGTTATCTGCTGGCCAGATTGCTGGGTTATTGGCAAAGCTCGGAAAAACTTAAAGACGTGCTGGAAAATAAATAG
- a CDS encoding NUDIX hydrolase: MRCFKLDIEKIRSRLQNRSPEPLGIKESYSVLLPLVHLEGEWQILFQVRSKKISTQPGEVSLPGGGIEPGENARGAALRETREELGLKRDKIDMLGELDYLITPYNLIIYAFLGRIRVRSLSELDYNTAEVGDIFAVPVEYFRDNPPEEYQIRVESEPTGDFPYELIPGGKDYDWRQGNYSVYFYSYEEFVIWGFTARLIRAFLKLKYWKQ; encoded by the coding sequence GTGAGGTGTTTTAAACTGGATATAGAGAAGATCAGGTCCCGGCTGCAGAACAGATCGCCTGAACCTCTGGGAATAAAGGAGAGTTATTCAGTTTTGCTTCCTCTTGTCCATCTAGAAGGGGAATGGCAGATACTTTTTCAGGTCAGGTCAAAGAAAATTTCTACGCAGCCGGGTGAAGTTTCTCTGCCGGGGGGAGGGATTGAGCCCGGGGAAAACGCCCGCGGGGCTGCCCTCAGGGAAACCCGGGAGGAGCTGGGCCTGAAGAGAGATAAAATCGATATGCTGGGAGAGCTGGATTATCTGATCACTCCCTATAATCTGATAATTTATGCTTTTCTGGGCAGAATTAGAGTGAGATCTCTGTCAGAACTCGATTATAATACTGCTGAAGTCGGCGATATCTTTGCTGTGCCGGTGGAATATTTCCGTGATAATCCTCCCGAAGAATATCAGATCAGAGTTGAGAGCGAACCAACAGGAGATTTTCCCTATGAATTGATCCCGGGCGGAAAAGATTATGACTGGCGCCAGGGAAATTATTCCGTATATTTTTACAGTTACGAAGAGTTTGTAATCTGGGGGTTTACCGCCCGCCTTATCAGGGCTTTTCTGAAGCTTAAATACTGGAAGCAGTGA
- a CDS encoding cell wall hydrolase: MTICGKNLPEFLPGRSAAGLIGFFTIFMLVVIMLPGSLAAAEEITLLRTAERETGELALLDYREEVHYLWPGDMLGGYELVEVKEDHITLQSADRHYRLFEDKSLPRAKSVLEKRFYGQSTYFAIDLIARENLEPGDRGREVVFLQHILYQTDFLDSHPGGYFDGETEAAVKEFQEEFDLEGEGKVTASTWARLKLSDIPGLSGSRPGLKPEVKPIEISSDEEVPEGEIAAPALKEFDTVSEEEFELFTRIINGEARGEPFQGKVAVGAVVVNRVNSSRFPRTITQVIYDQAQFSPIQDGSYRLPPSQESREAAREAIKGSDPTDEALYFYNPRIATDYDWVENKERVTTIGGHEFLR; the protein is encoded by the coding sequence GTGACAATCTGCGGAAAGAATTTGCCGGAATTTTTGCCGGGACGGTCTGCGGCAGGATTGATAGGCTTCTTTACGATTTTTATGCTGGTTGTGATTATGCTTCCGGGAAGTTTGGCTGCGGCAGAAGAGATAACCCTTTTACGCACGGCCGAACGGGAGACAGGCGAGCTGGCCTTGCTCGATTATCGGGAGGAGGTGCATTATCTCTGGCCCGGCGATATGCTCGGCGGCTACGAGCTTGTTGAAGTCAAAGAAGACCATATCACTCTGCAGAGTGCGGACAGACACTACAGACTTTTTGAGGATAAAAGTCTGCCCCGGGCGAAATCAGTGCTGGAAAAAAGATTTTACGGTCAATCGACGTATTTTGCCATCGATTTAATCGCAAGAGAAAATCTCGAACCCGGCGACAGGGGTAGAGAGGTTGTTTTTCTGCAGCACATTCTCTATCAGACCGATTTTTTAGATTCACATCCCGGAGGATATTTTGACGGGGAGACGGAAGCAGCCGTAAAAGAATTTCAGGAAGAATTTGATCTGGAAGGCGAAGGAAAGGTAACCGCTTCCACCTGGGCCCGCCTTAAGCTCAGCGATATACCCGGATTGAGCGGCAGCAGGCCGGGACTTAAACCCGAGGTTAAACCGATAGAGATTTCCAGCGATGAGGAAGTGCCCGAGGGTGAAATTGCTGCCCCTGCCCTAAAGGAGTTTGATACTGTTTCGGAAGAAGAATTTGAGCTTTTTACCAGGATTATTAACGGAGAAGCCCGGGGCGAACCCTTCCAGGGTAAAGTGGCCGTGGGAGCTGTGGTGGTTAATCGGGTTAACAGTTCCCGCTTTCCCCGCACAATAACTCAGGTCATCTACGATCAGGCTCAATTCTCTCCCATTCAGGATGGGTCTTACCGGCTGCCTCCTTCTCAGGAATCCCGGGAGGCCGCCCGGGAAGCTATCAAGGGCAGCGATCCCACCGACGAAGCTCTTTATTTTTATAATCCCAGGATAGCAACTGATTACGACTGGGTTGAAAATAAAGAGAGGGTAACAACTATAGGCGGACACGAGTTTCTGCGCTGA
- a CDS encoding ECF transporter S component → MPNEGIQKITLYGIFIALTAMATMAITIPMIGTQGYINIGDTMIFAAALLLGPWGGLAAGAIGSAMADILLGYAFWAPWTLVVKGMEGYIAGRIGHRIFHRHKKPVPRVILGLSLAALWMVFGYFVAGGFMVGFEAALGGIPGDLLQGGASVAITIPLAYLLGRLISSEEISLLTKKR, encoded by the coding sequence ATGCCGAACGAGGGAATACAGAAGATCACCCTCTACGGAATTTTTATAGCCCTGACGGCGATGGCCACCATGGCTATAACCATACCGATGATCGGAACTCAGGGATATATCAACATCGGCGATACAATGATATTTGCCGCCGCTTTGCTTTTAGGGCCCTGGGGAGGGCTCGCAGCCGGAGCTATAGGTTCAGCTATGGCCGATATCCTGCTGGGATACGCTTTTTGGGCCCCCTGGACGCTCGTCGTCAAGGGGATGGAAGGCTATATCGCCGGGAGAATAGGCCATCGGATCTTTCACAGGCATAAAAAGCCTGTCCCCCGGGTCATTCTGGGATTGTCACTGGCTGCCCTCTGGATGGTTTTCGGCTACTTTGTAGCTGGAGGTTTTATGGTCGGTTTTGAAGCGGCTTTAGGCGGCATTCCCGGTGATCTGCTGCAGGGGGGCGCCAGCGTGGCCATAACAATCCCCCTCGCCTATCTGCTGGGCAGGCTGATTTCGTCAGAGGAAATTTCCCTGCTAACTAAAAAACGATAG
- the arcC gene encoding carbamate kinase, translated as MARMVVALGGNALGETPEEQQAAVKSTAEKIVQLIKKGHEIVLAHGNGPQVGMINLAFESSSRTEEDVASMPFPECGAMSQGYIGYHLQNAIQQKLREENIDTNVASLITQVIVDEDDPAFDSPTKPIGAFYSREEADRLEKEKGYSMVEDSGRGYRRVVPSPLPVDIAEKDMIRELVASGKIVIACGGGGIPVVRKENGLAGVPAVIDKDHASEKLAEELEADYLIILTEVEKVALNFGTEEEKWLDEMTTEEAKRYADEGHFAEGSMLPKVKAAVEFAESGPNKKSLITSLENADAALKGKTGTQIYEAREGEI; from the coding sequence ATGGCAAGAATGGTAGTTGCACTGGGAGGTAACGCCCTGGGAGAAACCCCGGAAGAACAGCAGGCGGCTGTTAAATCCACAGCTGAAAAAATTGTACAGTTGATCAAAAAAGGTCACGAAATCGTACTGGCTCACGGCAACGGCCCTCAGGTGGGTATGATCAATCTCGCCTTTGAATCATCATCCCGCACGGAAGAAGATGTCGCTTCCATGCCCTTTCCGGAATGCGGAGCGATGAGTCAGGGTTATATTGGCTATCACCTTCAGAATGCCATACAGCAAAAGCTGCGCGAGGAAAATATTGATACCAATGTCGCTTCGCTTATAACCCAGGTGATTGTGGACGAAGACGATCCGGCCTTTGACTCGCCCACAAAACCTATAGGAGCATTTTACAGCCGGGAAGAAGCCGACAGGCTCGAAAAGGAAAAAGGTTACAGTATGGTCGAAGACTCCGGCCGCGGCTATCGTCGGGTGGTTCCCAGCCCTCTTCCCGTCGACATAGCAGAAAAGGACATGATCAGAGAGCTTGTGGCCTCCGGCAAAATAGTGATAGCCTGTGGAGGCGGTGGAATTCCCGTGGTTCGAAAAGAAAATGGACTGGCAGGAGTGCCGGCTGTAATAGATAAAGATCATGCCAGCGAAAAACTGGCGGAAGAACTCGAGGCCGACTACCTGATAATACTGACCGAAGTGGAAAAAGTGGCTTTAAATTTTGGCACCGAAGAAGAAAAATGGCTCGATGAAATGACCACGGAGGAAGCCAAAAGATATGCAGATGAAGGCCATTTCGCCGAGGGAAGCATGCTGCCGAAAGTCAAAGCAGCTGTAGAATTTGCTGAAAGCGGCCCGAATAAAAAATCGCTGATAACATCTCTGGAAAATGCGGATGCCGCTTTAAAGGGAAAAACTGGCACACAAATATACGAAGCCCGGGAGGGAGAGATTTAA
- a CDS encoding YerC/YecD family TrpR-related protein, protein MVEEIENELTEQFFAAVLSLENMDECYQFFRDNATVSEVRSLARRLEVARLLNEGSTYDEIVEETGVSSATVGRVKKVLEYGEGGLEKAIDRL, encoded by the coding sequence ATGGTTGAAGAAATCGAAAATGAACTCACCGAGCAATTTTTTGCAGCCGTGCTTTCTCTGGAAAATATGGATGAGTGCTATCAGTTTTTTCGGGATAATGCCACTGTCAGCGAGGTAAGATCGCTGGCCCGCAGGCTGGAAGTAGCCCGCCTTCTCAATGAAGGATCTACTTATGATGAAATCGTGGAGGAAACAGGTGTCAGCAGTGCCACGGTGGGGAGAGTAAAGAAAGTTCTGGAATATGGTGAGGGAGGGCTGGAAAAGGCTATCGACAGACTATAA
- the nagB gene encoding glucosamine-6-phosphate deaminase, whose protein sequence is MNLIIAENYGEMSQKAAGIIEGMINFNPRTLLGLPTGSTPIGMYDRLIEAYRQGRVSFSEVTTFNLDEYAGIPADHQGSLRTYMENNFFQGVDLLPENRHIPEGDSDDLEEECQRYEDKITRAGGIDLQILGIGANGHIAFNEPGEEFPLKTGVVELSEHTRRVNRSNFFDEEKMPRKAITMGLGTILSAEKILLMANGESKARAVELMLEEKIRTGIPASFLHLHDNVTVILDREAAKNI, encoded by the coding sequence TTGAACCTCATTATAGCAGAAAATTATGGTGAAATGAGCCAGAAGGCCGCCGGTATTATTGAAGGCATGATAAATTTCAATCCGCGGACTTTGCTGGGGCTGCCGACCGGCAGCACTCCTATAGGCATGTATGACAGGCTGATTGAAGCTTATAGACAGGGAAGAGTCAGTTTTTCTGAGGTCACGACCTTTAATCTGGATGAATACGCGGGCATTCCGGCCGATCATCAGGGCAGTTTGCGCACCTATATGGAAAACAATTTTTTTCAGGGAGTCGATCTTCTGCCCGAAAACAGGCATATTCCAGAGGGAGACAGCGATGATTTGGAGGAGGAATGTCAGAGATACGAAGATAAGATTACCAGGGCCGGCGGAATCGACCTGCAGATTCTGGGCATCGGTGCCAACGGTCATATAGCTTTCAATGAGCCCGGGGAGGAATTTCCTCTTAAAACCGGAGTGGTCGAGTTAAGCGAGCATACCCGCAGAGTTAACCGCAGTAATTTTTTTGATGAGGAAAAGATGCCCCGGAAGGCTATCACCATGGGGCTGGGAACTATACTATCAGCAGAGAAAATTCTGCTCATGGCCAACGGGGAATCGAAAGCCAGAGCTGTTGAACTGATGCTTGAGGAAAAAATTCGCACCGGGATCCCTGCTTCCTTCCTGCATTTACACGATAATGTTACTGTTATTCTGGATCGAGAAGCAGCCAAAAATATTTAA
- a CDS encoding MFS transporter produces MSQVSSSILESFKGYKYRLLFLLAGGYLVSNLNIQGIQALMPFIQSEFGISRTMAGLYTTVLFTAATMIAIFSGNLVDKIGARRGVLIGIFSIGLLILVHVPAPFYGFLLILAFPMGIGFSIITPSINKALMLKVRAEKRAVSMGIMHSGGGIGGVAGASLLPILASNFSWRVSLLFSGTVALLVGMVVFKYLDMGDDSPAEDETAAGGGLFVNIRGIISNKGLIITCLLGFSFGLTFGAVPAHYTLFLTLDLDYTAVVAGLALGLMQFGGLFGRIFWGWISDNLLQGNRPRTFMMMVFSTASLMLFNAFAGSILKSYTAVVMISSLLLGATVVGWSGIFFTVIGEKAGPDKVGLASGVSLVFARTGIVIGPPLFGMLGDYFDHYHFSWFLFAMLVSSIGMTYYIFNKRLADV; encoded by the coding sequence GTGTCACAGGTTTCATCGTCTATACTGGAATCCTTCAAGGGTTATAAATACAGACTTTTATTTCTGCTCGCCGGTGGTTATCTGGTTTCCAATTTGAACATACAGGGTATTCAGGCTTTGATGCCGTTCATCCAGTCAGAATTTGGCATCAGCAGAACTATGGCAGGTCTTTACACCACGGTTCTCTTTACAGCAGCAACGATGATAGCCATCTTCAGCGGCAACCTGGTCGATAAAATTGGAGCCCGGCGGGGGGTTTTGATAGGAATATTCAGCATCGGCCTTTTAATTTTGGTTCACGTCCCGGCTCCCTTTTATGGATTTTTGCTGATTCTGGCTTTTCCGATGGGGATCGGTTTTAGCATAATCACCCCCTCGATAAATAAGGCTTTGATGTTAAAGGTCAGAGCTGAGAAGAGAGCCGTATCGATGGGCATTATGCATTCAGGTGGAGGCATAGGCGGGGTCGCAGGTGCCTCCCTTTTGCCGATTTTGGCCAGCAATTTTTCCTGGAGGGTTTCCCTCCTCTTTTCGGGAACTGTGGCATTGCTGGTGGGGATGGTTGTATTCAAATATCTCGACATGGGAGATGACAGTCCGGCCGAAGATGAAACTGCTGCAGGAGGAGGATTGTTCGTAAATATAAGGGGAATCATCTCCAATAAAGGCCTGATAATAACCTGTTTGCTGGGTTTTTCCTTCGGCCTTACTTTTGGAGCTGTTCCCGCTCATTATACTCTTTTTCTAACTCTGGATCTTGATTATACTGCCGTTGTCGCCGGGCTGGCTCTGGGACTAATGCAGTTTGGAGGACTGTTCGGCAGAATTTTCTGGGGCTGGATAAGCGATAATCTTCTGCAGGGAAACCGCCCCCGAACTTTTATGATGATGGTTTTTTCAACCGCCTCCCTGATGTTATTCAATGCTTTTGCCGGCAGTATACTGAAAAGCTATACCGCCGTAGTGATGATTTCTTCGCTGCTATTGGGTGCTACGGTGGTAGGCTGGTCAGGAATTTTCTTTACGGTGATCGGGGAAAAAGCCGGACCCGATAAAGTCGGCCTGGCCTCGGGGGTTTCGCTGGTTTTTGCCCGCACCGGCATTGTGATAGGGCCGCCTCTTTTTGGGATGCTGGGAGATTATTTCGACCATTATCATTTTAGCTGGTTTTTATTCGCTATGCTGGTATCTTCCATAGGCATGACCTATTATATTTTCAACAAAAGACTGGCAGACGTGTGA
- a CDS encoding ECF transporter S component, with product MKLDLRTMTLTAFSAALGFVLMMFEFALPFFPPFLRLDFSDLPALLLGFMLGPAAGLMVVGFRNLLHLTITATMGVGELANFLISGSFVLTASLLYSRWRKAPLVLGVGGFVMVGAAVVVNLYIIIPLYEAVLELPLEETVQTAGEINPAVDDLKTYLLLVIAPFNVIKATAVSAIFLPVYKRVQRISMFDKWVVK from the coding sequence GTGAAACTGGATCTGCGCACAATGACTTTAACTGCATTTTCGGCTGCTCTTGGTTTTGTACTTATGATGTTTGAATTTGCGCTGCCTTTTTTTCCGCCCTTTCTCAGGCTGGATTTCAGCGATCTACCCGCCCTTTTGCTGGGCTTTATGCTGGGACCGGCTGCCGGCCTTATGGTTGTGGGATTTAGAAATCTGCTCCATCTGACCATCACTGCCACCATGGGCGTGGGAGAGCTGGCCAACTTTTTAATAAGCGGCAGTTTTGTGCTGACAGCCAGCCTTTTATATTCTCGCTGGCGAAAAGCCCCTCTGGTCTTAGGAGTCGGAGGCTTTGTCATGGTCGGAGCCGCTGTTGTGGTGAATTTGTATATAATTATTCCTCTTTATGAGGCAGTGCTCGAACTGCCGCTGGAAGAGACTGTTCAAACAGCCGGCGAGATCAATCCTGCTGTAGATGATTTAAAGACTTACCTGCTGCTGGTCATAGCTCCCTTTAATGTGATCAAAGCGACGGCGGTATCGGCGATTTTTCTGCCGGTATATAAAAGAGTTCAGCGCATCTCAATGTTCGATAAGTGGGTTGTAAAATAA
- a CDS encoding response regulator, with protein sequence MPDTIKVIIIEDDPMVSYIHKNYTEEVSGFEVVEEINVNSQSFSREDFDLASADLILLDIYLPSQNGLDLLRQIREDNKNEIDVIIVSAAKNSEVIDEALKLGAVDYIIKPFSRSRLKKSLQKYKKMKYKLTEDSDLKQSDVDRLINGDIGANDVEKTDEENKKPHSRDQKEEDDKNRFIRKLPKGLSSRTLERIENFMKESEDGVTARQIAEASELARVTVQRYLKFLEEEKKVKVSREYGSVGRPTHYYNLKIRN encoded by the coding sequence GTGCCGGATACTATCAAAGTCATAATTATTGAAGATGATCCCATGGTCTCTTATATACACAAGAATTATACCGAAGAGGTGTCGGGATTCGAAGTTGTCGAAGAAATAAATGTAAACAGCCAATCTTTTTCCCGGGAAGATTTTGATCTTGCTTCGGCGGATCTGATTCTCCTGGATATATATCTGCCCAGCCAGAATGGTTTAGATCTCCTCAGGCAGATCAGAGAGGATAATAAAAACGAGATAGATGTCATAATCGTGAGCGCGGCCAAAAATTCCGAAGTCATCGATGAAGCCCTGAAGCTGGGGGCGGTTGATTACATCATCAAACCTTTTTCTCGCAGCAGGCTGAAAAAGAGTCTGCAAAAATACAAAAAAATGAAATATAAGCTGACCGAAGATTCGGACCTCAAACAGAGTGACGTGGATAGATTGATTAATGGCGATATTGGAGCTAACGATGTCGAAAAAACAGACGAAGAAAACAAAAAACCGCATTCACGGGACCAGAAAGAAGAGGATGATAAGAATCGATTTATCAGAAAACTGCCGAAAGGCTTGAGCAGCCGCACACTCGAACGCATCGAAAATTTCATGAAAGAAAGCGAGGACGGAGTCACAGCCCGTCAGATAGCGGAGGCTTCTGAGCTGGCCCGGGTTACCGTTCAGCGATATCTGAAATTTCTGGAAGAAGAAAAAAAAGTAAAAGTCAGCCGGGAATATGGAAGTGTGGGCAGGCCCACTCATTATTATAATCTGAAAATCCGGAATTGA
- a CDS encoding ATP-binding protein: protein MNLDWSPKLNTKIIILVTLLVVLILLVVGFVAINQIYRNEIEHIEQYTLDLAASIATRPGISRNIGMDEGREFIQSQVEDIRKESKANFIVVMDMEGIRYSHPIEARIGDPFVGGDERRVLAEGERYVSSAEGTLGQSRRAFVPIYREENGEEKQVGAVSVGRLETQTQEEIFESLLSLGAILFLGLVIGTSGAIYLGNNIKASLFGLEPDEIAKKLEERNAILNTLNDGIVAVDKDRTITSCNRAARDILALDNIEDGIRLDRVFDTDVGLSAALEEGNTNFNRERIINNTRLLVSTIPIRIEEEIIGAVACFSKKSKEKKLARKLAGTKKFIEALRSQNHEFNNKLHTIHGLIQLEEYEKVQEFITSASSTCSKITRFLLHNVREDEIAGLLLRKHSKAQELNIIFDINKNSSLSESLNTELKNSLLTIIGNLIENAFDSILKDEGQKGKIYLEIFDQQDEIKLRVKDNGVGISRENQDLIFFRGFSSKEDGEGIGLKLVKENVEIHSGSIEVSSIPEEGAEFIVKLPKK, encoded by the coding sequence ATGAACCTGGACTGGTCCCCCAAGCTCAATACCAAAATTATAATCCTGGTGACCCTGCTGGTGGTCTTGATTCTTCTGGTAGTGGGGTTTGTGGCAATAAATCAGATTTACAGAAATGAAATTGAGCATATAGAACAGTATACTCTCGACCTGGCGGCTTCTATTGCTACCAGACCGGGAATATCTCGAAATATTGGCATGGATGAAGGCAGAGAATTCATTCAATCACAGGTGGAGGATATAAGAAAGGAAAGCAAAGCCAATTTTATTGTAGTTATGGATATGGAGGGAATAAGATATTCTCATCCCATCGAGGCCAGAATCGGGGACCCTTTTGTGGGGGGAGATGAAAGAAGGGTTCTGGCAGAGGGAGAAAGATATGTTTCTTCTGCCGAGGGAACTTTAGGACAATCACGAAGAGCTTTTGTGCCGATCTATCGTGAAGAAAATGGAGAAGAAAAGCAGGTAGGAGCTGTTTCGGTCGGCAGGCTGGAAACGCAGACTCAAGAGGAAATATTTGAAAGCCTGCTCAGCCTGGGCGCTATTCTTTTTCTGGGATTGGTGATAGGTACGTCCGGAGCTATCTATCTGGGCAACAATATCAAAGCCAGTCTTTTTGGGCTCGAACCAGATGAGATTGCCAAAAAGCTGGAAGAAAGAAATGCGATTTTGAATACACTCAATGATGGAATAGTTGCGGTGGATAAAGACCGGACCATTACCTCCTGCAACAGGGCAGCCAGAGATATACTTGCTCTGGATAATATCGAAGACGGCATCCGACTTGACAGGGTTTTTGATACCGATGTTGGGCTTTCTGCAGCGCTCGAAGAGGGAAATACAAATTTCAATCGCGAGAGGATTATAAACAACACCAGATTGCTTGTCAGCACCATACCTATACGTATCGAAGAGGAGATAATCGGAGCTGTCGCCTGCTTCAGCAAAAAGAGCAAGGAAAAAAAGCTGGCCCGTAAGCTGGCAGGAACAAAAAAATTTATAGAGGCTCTGCGGAGTCAAAATCACGAATTCAACAACAAGCTCCATACAATCCACGGATTAATTCAGCTGGAAGAATACGAAAAAGTTCAGGAGTTTATAACCAGCGCTTCCAGCACCTGCAGCAAAATAACCAGGTTTTTGCTGCATAATGTCAGGGAAGATGAAATAGCGGGGCTTTTGCTCCGCAAACACAGCAAAGCGCAGGAGCTCAATATAATTTTTGATATTAATAAAAACAGCAGCTTGAGTGAGTCTTTGAACACAGAACTAAAAAATAGCCTTCTGACCATAATCGGAAATCTGATCGAGAATGCATTCGACAGTATCCTCAAAGACGAAGGCCAGAAAGGTAAGATCTACCTGGAAATCTTCGATCAGCAGGATGAAATCAAACTCCGGGTGAAGGACAACGGTGTCGGCATCTCCCGGGAAAATCAGGATTTGATTTTTTTCAGGGGATTTTCCAGCAAAGAAGATGGTGAGGGGATCGGTTTGAAGCTGGTGAAGGAGAATGTGGAGATACACTCCGGGTCTATCGAAGTAAGTTCTATTCCAGAAGAAGGCGCGGAGTTCATTGTGAAATTGCCCAAAAAATAA
- a CDS encoding CoB--CoM heterodisulfide reductase iron-sulfur subunit B family protein has product MKYSFYPGCTLKSKAQKLEKSALAAAEELGIELRELDEWQCCGGVYPLAGDELITKLAAVRGLVSARERGEKLVTLCTACHHVLKRVNHALAEDGEKRKTVNDYLELSQPYEGETEVIHYLELLAEEIGFSELENMIGSGLGGRKIAAHYGCMLLRPAEIMEFDDPENPEILEKFIEALGGQAVSLSRSNECCGGYHALQNEELTSEMSSEILRSAKNQGAEEIVTACPLCKYNFTQAMNEEDKNSLQAVYICEILEEALGITSRVSL; this is encoded by the coding sequence ATGAAATACAGTTTTTATCCGGGCTGCACACTAAAGTCAAAAGCTCAAAAGCTGGAAAAATCTGCTCTGGCTGCGGCTGAAGAACTGGGAATTGAGCTGCGAGAGCTCGATGAATGGCAGTGCTGTGGCGGTGTTTACCCTCTGGCCGGGGATGAGCTAATAACAAAACTGGCGGCTGTTAGGGGGCTGGTTTCCGCCCGTGAGAGAGGAGAAAAGCTGGTGACACTCTGCACCGCCTGTCACCATGTTTTAAAACGGGTCAACCACGCTCTGGCAGAAGACGGAGAAAAAAGGAAAACTGTCAACGATTATCTCGAGCTTTCACAACCCTACGAAGGCGAAACAGAAGTCATTCATTACCTGGAACTGCTGGCTGAAGAAATCGGCTTTTCCGAACTGGAAAACATGATAGGCTCCGGCCTTGGTGGGCGCAAAATCGCTGCTCATTACGGCTGTATGCTGTTAAGACCGGCTGAAATTATGGAATTTGATGATCCTGAAAACCCGGAGATTTTGGAAAAATTTATCGAGGCTCTAGGAGGGCAGGCGGTAAGCCTCAGTCGCAGCAATGAATGCTGCGGCGGCTATCATGCCCTGCAGAATGAAGAGCTTACTTCAGAAATGAGCTCGGAAATTTTAAGATCGGCCAAAAATCAGGGGGCTGAAGAAATAGTTACAGCCTGCCCGCTCTGCAAATATAACTTTACTCAGGCGATGAACGAAGAGGATAAAAACAGTTTACAGGCGGTCTACATCTGCGAAATTCTGGAAGAGGCGCTGGGGATAACTTCCCGTGTTAGCCTATAG